Proteins encoded by one window of Modestobacter marinus:
- a CDS encoding antibiotic biosynthesis monooxygenase — MSTRLRSLPERLTGTLMTRQPAPAQEPVTVTVARVVRPEQQDAFARWAADVQELVATFPGHLGSSLLRPGPGSDEYHLVYRFRDDESLAVWERSPERREALDRVHQLVEDERVARAVGLQTFFAVPPQPGPAWRSWLLTVAVVLLFTSTFQLLVVPFVGDWPWPARLLLSAAYVVTALRLAMPRVSRWLGPWLQGSRRRR; from the coding sequence GTGTCGACCCGCCTGCGCAGCCTGCCGGAACGCCTGACCGGCACCCTCATGACCCGGCAGCCCGCCCCGGCGCAGGAACCGGTCACCGTCACCGTGGCCCGGGTGGTGCGTCCCGAGCAGCAGGACGCGTTCGCGCGCTGGGCCGCCGACGTGCAGGAGCTGGTGGCGACCTTCCCCGGTCACCTCGGTTCCTCCCTGCTGCGCCCCGGCCCGGGCAGCGACGAGTACCACCTGGTCTACCGCTTCCGGGACGACGAGTCCCTCGCCGTCTGGGAGCGCTCGCCGGAGCGGCGCGAAGCGCTGGACCGGGTGCACCAGCTGGTGGAGGACGAGCGGGTGGCCCGGGCCGTGGGCCTGCAGACATTCTTCGCGGTGCCTCCGCAGCCGGGGCCGGCGTGGCGCAGCTGGCTGCTCACCGTCGCCGTGGTCCTGCTCTTCACCTCGACGTTCCAGCTCCTCGTCGTGCCCTTCGTCGGCGACTGGCCCTGGCCGGCGCGGCTGCTGCTCTCGGCGGCCTACGTGGTGACGGCGTTGCGGCTGGCCATGCCACGGGTCAGCCGCTGGCTCGGCCCCTGGCTGCAGGGCTCCCGCCGCCGCCGCTGA